TCCTCTTAGAACTAATTCAGTTAAGCAGCCTGAGAAGCCACACAGTGCCGGGCGTATAGCTGGTGCTCAAAAATATGTCAAGCACATATTTGACAATATTCAAAAAATTCGACAAATATGTCACCCACATTTAACAACACATTATAAAATTCCTGACCCCAGGCATTGATTTCCTAACTGTAATGGCATAGAAATCTTTTTGACTAtagtaaatataattaatattgttCTTCAGAagtcatgaaaaaaaaagatgtgacaaaaataaaaatcttttcattAAGTTAGGAAGAAGCAATGTGCGCATTTGAGAAAAATACACTTGACGTAGCAAGCGAGGCAGGGAAGACGGGCAGCTTAGACTCGCAGTAACAAGAGCTACAGCAGGAGCAAGCATTTAAGAAGTTTCAGCAGCaatgagtatttattattttgaatgaaATGTACATTAaactttaatataaaaatcatCGAAAGTGCGATATTGGATTACTTTAATATTAATTTATCCCCCCATGTCACCTAGTAGCTACAcctttcaccttttttttaacttctgacaTATCATGACAATCGTCTAAAAACTGTCCAatgttaaaacataaaaaatattagGTTATTCTTCAAGAAAAGTACCACCAGTGATGAGTTACTGAGAGTGAAAAATGAAACAGTTGCCAGGAAATCaacttactggaaaaaaaaattatcacagAATTTCATAGGAGTGTGCAAAGTTCAAGACAGCTTAGACCCTCCACGGAACGTCTTTATGATACAGCATCTTAAAAGTGTGGGTTATTTCGTCTGGAGGCAGGTCGCTGGCGTGCCAGAACTGTCcatcttttcatcttctcttgcCTACTTTCCAAGGTGAATCAGACGTTGTCTAAGGCCATGTACCTCCCGTGACCCCTAAAACGTTTAATGTAGAGAAAAAGTTGATTTTTCAGTCTTAGAAATAGCCCTTAGAATTAAGTTTGTCATGAAAGAAGACACCAGTCACGGCTCACAGACGAgaacccctccacccccaaggCACCCCCATGCCTCTCGTCTGTGGCAATGCAAGTCCATCCTCTGCCACACCAGCCCTGGACACACTGGCTGATCAAGTGAGAGTAGCCCTTTCAGGCCACACACCCCGTTTGATCTCATTCAGTCCTAAGCAAACAAGCTTCTCTGATTTGCCACGAGAGCCGTCTGACTCTCCCGTCTCTTGGCTTTCTTGCTCCTCTGTCGCACCTTCCAGCACAGGGCGCTGGAGGCTAACAAAAGAAGTCCTGACGACAGAAGGACCAGgcctaagatggagatgatggagCCATGAGAATTGAAGCTGTAAGCCACGGCCGTGACCACAATCCCGGCGATGAGGACCACCACGGCGAAGGGGATGATGCAGCGGTAGCAGGAGAGCTCGGCGCCCCCTGTGGCAGCCGTCAGCTGAATCTCACTGACCAGGGGAACCATGGTGACCACTACCTCTCTGTTAGGGCTCTTCTCCATTGTCCCTGGCTTGGAGGACTTTGGGGTTCCCACGGTCTCCTTAACAGGCTCTTCGGTCATTTTTACAATGGCGTTTCCTAGCTAAGTTCACAGACTAACCTGGGCCGTCTCACCAGGGCCAAAGCTGTGGAGAAGAGAGGAGATGTTAGCTAAATGCAGCAGAGTGAGCCCTGCAAGTCAGAGTAGAGATCTGGGGGAAACACCACTGTGTTCTTTTCTAGGAGGCATGGATGCACGTGAAAATcaactttaatatttttttccctgaCTGTTTGCATTCTCTTTGCATTGGGCAGAAAGTGACATAAAGCAGAAAAACCATAAAGAAAGGGGAGATACAAAAAGCAGGAAGCACTTTACAGCACTTAATACACTCTGGCGGTCTACAAATGTTTTACAAGCTTCTCTGCTTTGTCTATTGCTTCTCTTTCCtccaaacacacagaaaagccTCAATCCTATTCCAAAATCAGCCTCATTCAAGAGGAGAGCACGTTATAAACAGCACTTTGCACAGTCCGTTCCACACTCACAGCACCTTAGACTCTGCCAACGTTTCCGGGCATAACATGCATTCTTTCCAAACTGTCACCCATTCACTGTGCACCAAATCAACGTCAAGACCAGCAGCCAGCGTACAAATAATGTTCTTTTACATCAGTCGACAGTCACCAAGTCTTTATTGGGGTAACTATCAAATACAGTGCAACACGCATCCTGGGTCCACGGTGGGGGCACAGTCTGGCAAAAATTCAGTGACAGTAAGGTTAGGATTTGTGATCCAAAATGTAGCAATATCCTCTGAtccatttgaaaaggaaaaaataggaaaaaaaattcagcaacTTCATAGGACATAATTTTGTGCTCTTTTATGATAAAGATAAAATCAACTGTTAAGTAATTAGCTGGCAGTTCACGAGTTTCCCAATAAACTCAACAAGGAATTTTGATATTATCTGTACCacgacatgtttttaaaaataagcatactCGATTTTCAATAAAGATTTACAAGTTCATTTTTACACCATGCTTCTGTATACAAAAACTTGCTGAGATGCACCTTTCTAGACATTTTGAACCTGAACATTTCAGGATGAAATCTGAGACCCTTGTTCAAAAGCATCTGTTTGAAATGCCATCTGTGAGAAATCAGGGAACACCTTGTCTTGCTCAGACATGGTCAGTCATTCTCTTTTGTCCTAGAGAAGTGATCTAGCAGCTAAAGGGCTGAGCAGTTACAGTTACTGAAAGCATTTAAAGGAAGATACTGGAGACAGTTTCAGTGAGATGAGTATTTTGATCATGTTAAGCATCCACTGAAAACTTATTCAACCCCAAATCAAACCACATCGGTTCTCCCTTGCCCTGGGGGAGTCAAAATACCACTCCCTGGGCAACGAAGCTAAAAGTTAAGAGCTGCctatttgcatataattttcaGTCACCAAATTAATCACTGCTGTTACATGATACTTAAATACTGGCTAGGCCAGTAAAAAGATATTTGAGATTCTGtccgaaagaaaaaaaaaaatcttcacactaAAGATGAGACTTCGGCTCTGTCCCCAAACGACTTACACATACCTCCGACAGATGCAATCCATGACCAGGGAGACCACTGGACTTGGGAGAGAGGGAACCGCAGCCCGTGAGCTCCTCCGGCAACTTCTGGGAAGAGCGCTTGTAACAGCACGTCTGTTAATAAATTGACAGCACAAGGCTCTCctctggggaaaagaaaagacagaaaacgCTGGACTATACAGTTGGCTTTAGATTCCGGAGCTCTTTCTTCGACTCTACCTCTTCCTAAATGACGcttgtctttccctctctctctttttatttcctcccctgCCGGATTGCCCCTccctgccacttttttttttccttcgttCTTTTCCTTGCCAGCAGATTCTGAGCTTTGGCTTCCCCCAGCTCTGCTCAGTGACTTGATAAGTCAGAATCACTCTAGAGTCCCCAGAGACAGAAGCcagcttttacttttatttctcttgcagCAGTTACTGAGTACACCGCTTTGCGTTACTCATTTTTTCCCCAGCCAACCTCCAGATCTTCCTCCCGCCCAGCAGGCATTTTCATAAGA
This portion of the Vicugna pacos chromosome 16, VicPac4, whole genome shotgun sequence genome encodes:
- the TMEM100 gene encoding transmembrane protein 100, translating into MTEEPVKETVGTPKSSKPGTMEKSPNREVVVTMVPLVSEIQLTAATGGAELSCYRCIIPFAVVVLIAGIVVTAVAYSFNSHGSIISILGLVLLSSGLLLLASSALCWKVRQRSKKAKRRESQTALVANQRSLFA